The Verrucomicrobium spinosum DSM 4136 = JCM 18804 DNA segment CCCCTCACGGCCGAGTTCTTGAAGACCACCGGCCTGGAGCAGCTCACCGTCAGTTACGACCTGAACATCGAGCAGGTACTGGACCTCCTCTACGGCTGCCCGCCCACCTGGTTCGAGCTCACGCTCCACCAGCACATGCCCATGTTTCACATGGAGCACTGCGTCTTTGCCTCCTTCATGTCCACCGGCAGCACCTTCCTGGACTGCGGCCGCCCCTGCGAGCGCCACAAGGTCAAGCTGCGCGACCGCACCGGCATGGAGCACCCCCTCAAGGCCGACGTCGGCTGCCGCAACACCCTCTTCAACGCCGTGCCCCAGACCGGGGCCCGCTTTTATGAGATGCTCTACGGAGCCGGCCTCCGCACCTTCCGCGTCGAGTTCCTCGAGGAATCCGGCCCCGAAGCCGCCCAGACCCTCGCCCTCTACCAGGACCTCATGTCCCACCGCCGCGACGGCGAAACCCTCTGGCGGGATCTGAAGGCCCAGTCCCAATTGGGTGTGACCTCCGGGACGCTACGGGACCGGGAGCGCGATCCGCTAATTGCGTATTGAACACAATGAAGAAAGCACTCCATTGGAAAGCTTTCGGACACGCGCACATTTTCCCGTCGGCAACTCGCTTTAGCATCCACAGTCGCCGTAAACCATTGCTTGGAGCCCCCCTCGAAGGGAGGCCCGGGGCTTGGTAGTCGCAGGTGCCACAAGGAGAAGACTCTAAGAACCGCAACGGATTTACACGACGCGCCTCCAATTTGAAGTCTGGACATTTCCAACGGCCTACGCAAACTTTGTCACCTCAAGGTGAGCAAATTGCCGTTCATCGCTCAGAAGTGCTTGCCCTGCGTTACGTGTCGCCATAGTTCCACCGTTTGCTTGCACTTCATCTGCAATACTTCTGGAAATGACCGAATCGCCCGCTCCAGCCCCTGCCTCACTGCGCGACAATCGCCCCACCAGAGGGACCGTTGGTGACTTCCTAAAGCAAAAAATACAGCCCGACAGCATCCTTTCATTCGTTTCCGCCTACTTTACTGTTCATGCCTATCAAGCTCTCGCTGAACAGCTTGAGAATGCCGACAGTCTGCGATTTCTCTTCGGCGAGCCGACATTCGTTTCTGGCATCGACAAAGGAGGCAAGCAGGCAGCAAATTTCAAGCTGACTGAAAACGGCCTGACCATAGCCAAAACACTGGTGCAGGGGGCAGCGGCAAGAGCTTGTGCCGCATGGATTGATCGCATGGTCCAGATTCGCTCGATCCGCCAATCGAACTTCCTTCACGGGAAGGCGTACCACATCCAAAACGGTAACGCCTCCAGCGCAATTCTTGGCAGCTCCAACTTCACGGTTCCAGGCCTTGGGCTGGGCCCGAACAGTAACATTGAGCTAAACCTGATTGTCGACTCTGACCCAGATCGGAGAGACCTCAAAGCTTGGTTCGATGAGGTTTGGACCGACGAGCGGCTAACCAAGGACGTTAAGCAGGAAGTTTTGACCTACCTCAATCGGCTCTCCGCTCCCAACTCGCCCCAGTTCATTTACTTCCTCACACTCTACCATCTCTTCAGGGGAGAGCTCGAGGGTGCGAAGGAAACAGATGACAACCTCAGAACCAGCAGTCTCCTTGAGGCAAACGTCTGGAAGATGCTTTACTCGTTCCAAAAGGACGGGGTTAAGGGTGCAATCAACAAAATCCGCGACTACAACGGCTGCATTTTGGCAGACAGCGTCGGGCTAGGAAAAACTTTCGAGGCCCTGGCGGTGATCAAATACTTCGAGCTAAGGAATGAAAAGGTCCTCGTTCTCTGTCCGAAGAAACTCAGGCAAAACTGGACCGTGTTTCGTTCCAACAGCCGCCTGAATCCGCTGCTCGACGACCGCTTTGCCTTCGACGTGCTTTCCCATACAGATTTGTCCCGCACCTCAGGAGTGACGGGCGATCACGATCTCGCTAATTTCCACTGGGACAACTACGGGCTCGTGGTAATTGACGAGTCGCACAACTTCCGCAACAACACTGTTGGGAAACCAAATGACGACGGAACGTCGCGGCGCACCCGATATGAGAGGCTCCTGGAGGACGTGATTCAGTCCGGGCAGAAGACCAAGGTACTCCTGCTTTCCGCCACCCCGGTCAACAACGGTATCTCAGACCTACGAAATCAGATTTCCTTCATTGCGGGTGGCGACGTAGCTCGCTCAGCAGACCCGACTCACGATGGTGCCTTCAGAGAGAAACTCGGCATTCCGAGCGTCAAAGAAACGACCCGCAAAGCCCAGGCCAAGTTCACCCTCTGGACCAAAAAGCCAGCTGAGCAACGAAAAGCTCGCGACCTCATTCACGAGCTGGGCAGTGACTTCTTCCATCTCCTCGACGGTCTCACGATCGCGCGCTCGCGAGCGCAGATCAAACGCTACTACTCTCAGGAAATGGAGAGGCTTGGCGGCTTTCCGAAGCGTAATCCCCCCCTCGCAGAATATCCTCACATCGACCTAAATCAGGAGTTTCTCTCTTTCGAGGAACTCGACAGAAGGATCGGAGATTTGACGTTGAGCCTCTACCATCCCAGCACCAAGCTGAAAAAGGATCTCCCCCCGGAAGTTCGCACCCATTACGAGCAAAAAATCGGCAACTTCAACCAGGCAGGCCGCGAGCGGATCCTCATCGCCATGATGAAGATCAACTTCCTCAAACGGCTGGAAAGTTCGATCGACTCCTTCCGCCTTACTCTCGCGCGCACGATTGAGAAAATCGACCGTCTTGAAATGAAGCTCCAGGCTTTCCAGGAAGCTCGGAGCGCCAATCCCCAGCTCGACTTTGCCAATCTCTCCGAAGATGACTTCGACGATCTGGACCTCGACCCCGAAGATCTTGAGATCGGCGGCAAACACAAGATCAACCTCAGCCACCTCAACCTCCCAGATTGGTTGCTCGCCGTTCGTCTGGATAGGGACCAACTGCAGAACTTGCTGGATCACGCCAACCCCGTGACTGTCGCGCGCGATGCCAAGCTCACGCGCGTGAGAGAGATCATCACTGAAAAAGTGAAGAGACCGGGCAAAAACAAGGACGGTAAGCCGGTGCGAAAGGTCATCATTTTCACGGCCTTTGCCGATACGGCCCGCTACCTGTACGAACACCTCGCCCCTTATTGCCGTGATACGCTCGGCGTTCACAGCGCGCTCATCTGCGGTGGGGGGAAGTACAAGACCTCGCTCGGCGGCAATGATTTCGAGCAAATACTGACCAACTTCTCGCCGATTTCGAAGAAACGTGACAAGCAGCGTCAGCTTCCTCAAGACGAGGAAATCGACCTGCTCATTGCCACCGACTGCATCTCGGAAGGCCAAAACCTCCAGGATGCCGATCTTCTGATCAACTACGACATCCACTGGAATCCGGTCCGCATCATCCAGCGCTTTGGCCGCATCGACCGGATCGGATCGAAGAACAAGACAGTCTCGCTGGTCAATTTCTGGCCTACCAAGGATCTTGACGCCTACCTCAATGTGAAGAACCGCGTCGAGGACCGGATGGCGCTTGTCGATCTCACTGCCTCTGGTGAGGACAATCTGCTCGCCTCAGACCAGATCGAAGATTTGATAAAAACGGACCTGCATTACCGCAACCAGCAGCTCAAACGCCTTCAGAACGAAATCCTCGATCTTGAGGAACTGGAAGACGAGATGATCTCGCTCGCGGACTTTTCGCTCACGGACTTTCGACTGGCTCTGCTCAAGTTCCTGGAAAACAATCGCGAGCAGCTTGAATCTGCGGAACTCGGTCTCTACGCCGTCGTTCCTCCGGATCCGCAATTACCCGCTTCCCAGCCAGGTATCCTTTTCTGCCTGCGCCAGCGAGATGACAAGCGCTCTACCGAAGTGAACCCACTGGCTCCTCACTATCTGGTCTATGTGTTGGACGATGGCAATGTACGCCTTACCTTCATGCAGCCGAAGCAGTGTTTGGAGCTCTTCCGCGTATTGGCAGCCGGTTATCCGAGTGCATTCACCGACCTCTGCGACGCATTCGATACTCGGACCAAAAATGGCGAGGACATGAGCCAAGCCTCCAAACTTCTCGAATCGGCTGTCGCCTCCATCAAGCGCACCTTCACCAAGCGTGCGACCGCCTCCCTCTTTTCGGGACGCGACGGCCTACTGCCCAAAGCCAGCGAGACGCCATCATCCACCGATGACATGGAGCTCATCACCTGGCTCGTTATCTCGAATCCTTTGAAATGATTTTCCATGCCTATTGTCACTGATATCCGGCCGCTACTCGCGAACGCTCTTCAGGGGCTTGAATTTGGACTGCTCCGTGATTCCGCAATACACCTTCTAAGTGTCCTCGGATACGAAAGTGATCGCACCCACGAATTGGCAGATTCTTCACCGCTAGCCTTTCTCGAACTCGTCGAAACGCAGAAAAGCGATGCGAAGTTCGATCAAGCCAAGGCTCTCTTCGCTGAGTGGAAATCCGCCGACATTCTTTTCCAGCTCACCAGCGAAGACCTTGCGGCCACTTCCAGCCTGTTCAAGGAAACCGATCTCAAGCCCGGCCTACTCCAGTCCTACCTCTTCTTCTCCATCGAGCTGACGGGCAAAAACTACGCCCGTGGCAAGCTCACCGGCATCGCCCGTCAGATCAACCGCGTTTTCCCCATGCCCGTCATGGTGCTGATCCGCCATGGCGACGCAACCGGCAGCCCCATCCTCTCCATCGCCGTCATCAACCGGCGGCAAAACAAACTCCAAGCCAGCAAGGACGTCCTCGAAAAGGTCACCCTCATCCGCAACATCTCCCTGTCTAGCCCCCACCGCGGCCATCTCGACATCCTTGCCTCCTTCGCACTCCAGAATCTCGTCCACCCGAAGAAACTCCCCATCCAGGACTTCGACACCCTCCACGCCGCGTGGGAGGAAATCTTCAACGTCGAACTGCTAAACAAACGGTTCTACCGAGAACTGGCCAACTGGTATTTCTGGGCGCTCCCGCAGGTAGAGTTCCCCGCCGACATCGAGAAGGACGACGAGAAACGCCGCGCCACTGGCCTCATCCGGCTGCTCACCCGCCTCATTTTCTGCTGGTTCCTCAAGGAAAAGGGCCTCATCCCGGAAAAACTCTTCCATCCCACCGACCTCGCCAAGCTCCTCAAAGGCTTCGACCCCGAGAGCGAGACCAGCTCCGTCTATTACCAGGCCATCCTGCAGAACCTCTTCTTCGCCACGCTCAATCAGCGCATGGGCAAGGATTCCAAGGGCAACCCATACCGCGTCTTCGCCACCGACGAGGGCTTCCTGAAGAACAAGACCACCTACGATGTCAACAACCTCTACCGCTACGAAAAGCACTTCGCCGTCCCGCAGGACGAAGCCCTCGCCCTTTTCGCCGACATCCCCTTCCTCAATGGCGGGCTTTTCGAGTGTCTCGATCAATCCGAAGAGGGCACCGGCAAAAAACGCTACCTCGATGGCTTCTCGCGCAATCCCAAGATGCGCCCCCATGTCCCCGACCGCCTCTTCTTCGACAGCGGCGAGACTGCCGACCTCGCCGAAGTCTATGGCGACAAGAAACGCAAGGCCGAGAAGGTCACCGGACTCATCTCCATCCTGAACCGTTACAAGTTCACCATCGTCGAGAACACGCCCATTGATCAGGAAATCGCCCTCGATCCCGAGCTGCTCGGCAAGGTCTTCGAGAACCTCCTCGCCTCCTACAACGAAGAAACCAAAACCACCGCCCGCAAGCAGACCGGCTCCTTCTACACCCCGCGTCCCATCGTTGAATACATGGTGGACGAATCGCTCAAGGCCCACCTCACCGGCGCTCTAACGCAAAACGGCATGAGGGAGACGGACGCGCAGGCCGGCCTCGACATCCTCTTCGCATACACCGAGCGCGAGCATCCATTCCGCGAGCACGAAGTTGCCGCCCTGCTCGACGCCATCCACACCTGCAAGATTCTCGACCCCGCCTGCGGCTCCGGTGCCTTCCCGATGGGGATGCTGCAAAAACTCGTTTACATCATCCACAAGCTCGACCCCGACAACGCCCGCTGGAAGCAACTCCAGATCGACACCGCCGCGAAGATTCCCGATCCCTCCGCCCGCGACGCCGCCATCACCGCCATCGAACGCGACTTCGCCGACAATGAGGACGACTACGGCCGCAAGCTCTATCTCATCGAGAACTGCCTCTACGGCGTGGACATCCAGCCCATCGCCATCCAAATCTCGAAGCTCCGTTTCTTCATCTCCCTCGTCTGCGACCAGCGCACCAACCGCAGCAAAAAGGAAAACCACGGCATCCGCCCGCTGCCCAACCTCGAAACCAAGTTCGTCGCCGCCGACACGCTCATAGGGCTTCCGATTCCCGCGCCTGACCTCTTTGTGCGAACTCTGATTGATCCTATTGAAGCCAAGATCGAATCCGCCGTGCATTCCCACTTCGGTGCTCAAAATCGTAAACAGAAGCTCAAGCTACAGGATGACATCAATCGCCTGCAGTCAGAGCTCGCTGAAGCGATTGCGACCAGTCTTGGCGCCAAGCCGGGTTCAGACGTTGCAGTCAAAGCCCGGCACATTGCAAAGTGGAACCGATTTAATCCTCAGATCGCAGCAGACTTCTTCGATACTCACTGGATGTTCGGGCGCTCATTGGGAAAAGGCTTCGACATCGTCTTTGGCAATCCGCCTTATATCCAGATTCAGAAGTTTCCCGCCGCACAGAAAGCCATCTGGCAATCTCAAGGATTCAAGACCTACGCCGCCACTGCTGACATTTATTGCCTCTTTTACGAACGCGGCGCGCAACTCCTCAAACCGGGCGGGCACCTTGCCTACATCACATCTAACAAATGGATGCGAGCAGGTTATGGCGATCAGTTGCGTGGTTTCCTCTCATCTAAAGTGGACACTGTCTCGGTGCTCGACTTCGGCATGGCGCAAAACTTCGGGGCAGCCACTACCTATACCTGCATTGTGCAGCTTGAGAATCAACCCTACGCGCGAAAAACGCTCTCATGCTACGCTGTCGATGACCGTGCAGCCATGGCCGACCCAGCGAGCTATTTTGAACAAAACCGCGTTCAGCAAGATCACCTGAACGATTCGCCATGGGTCGTCATCTCCAAGGAACGCCAGCGCATCAAGGAACTGGTCGAAGCCCAGGGCGTGCCGTTGGAGAAGTGGGCCATTCAAATCAATTACGGCATCAAGACCGGCTTCAACGATGCCTTTTACATCACGCAGGATCAGCGCGACGCGATGGTGGCTGAAGATCCAAAGTGCGCGGACTTGATCGTGCCCCTGCTGCGGGGGCGCGATCTGGCCCGATTTCAGTCTAACTGGGACGGGACATGGATGATCAACACACACAATGGACTCCGAAGTGCTGGAGTTCCGCCGGTTGATGTCCGCAGGGATTTTCCCGCAATCTGGAAGCACCTGATCCAATGGGAGACAGAGCTAAAGACGCGCCAAGACAAGGGCAACCATTGGTCGAACCTTCGAAATTGTGCCTACCTGCGTGAGTTCTCGCAGCCGAAGATCATTTATCAGGATATCGCGCAGAGCCTCCCGTTCTACTTCGATGACCGCGAACACTTCTTCTTCAACAACACGCTTTGGATGATGAATGGGGACGCATCGCAGCTCCCCTACGTCACCGCGATGCTAAACTCATCGGTCTTCCGGTGCTGCTTTCGAGACAACTTCCCTGAATACTCGGGAAACGCCTACCGGCTATTCGCCATCTTCATGGAGAAAATCCCGGTGAAAAAACCTACAGACCAGCAATCTGCGTTGTTCGAAAAGCTCGTTCCGTTGATTCAGTTCGCCAAACGCACCGACGAGTCGATCGCCGCACAGTTTCTCGAAGACCTGATCGATGCCTGCGTAATGGAGTGCTACTTCCGCGAGCACATGGCCGAGCGCGACCTGCTGTTTCTCGACGACCTGGCTCCCCATCTCTCCGCCTACGACCCTAGCACCTCCGAATCGCAACAGCGCGAGTTCATCGCCCAACTCCACCGCACGCTGAACGCCCCCACGTCGAAAATCCGCAACCGCCTCCTCCGCATCTCCGCCGACAGCCCCGACCTCCTCGCCGTCATCAAAGAGGAGGGCGCGGTATGAAGTCCCGCCTCCACCGCCTCGAAATCCGCAACTTTAAAGCCTTCCGCGAGCCGTTCACTCTCGAGCTCGAAGGCCGTCACCTGCTCGTTTACGGCAGCAACGGCTCCGGCAAATCCTCCCTCTACTGGGCGCTCTATACCTTCCTTCAGAGTGCCAACAAGCCTACTCCCGGCGTCGCCAAATACTTCGATCCCGCCGACCCGCAAAACCTGCTCAACATTCACGAGAAAGACCCGGCCACCAAGCCAGGTGAAATCGCCCTGACCCTGCGCGACATCGCGACGAAGAACGACACGACGTATCGCATCAGCCAGACCGTCCACGGCACCCGCCAACAACCCGCGATCCTCAAAGGCGACCTCGCCAGCGACTTCATCACCTACCGCTTCTTCTTCGGTTTCTCCGATTTCCGAAACTCGCAGACGTTCAACGTCTGGCCGTTATTTGAGAAAGAGATTCTCCCTTTCTGTGTCACGACCGCCGGAGGTAGGCAAACGCCGGTTCAGATGTGGAACGCGATTCGGTCAGGCCAACCTAATCCTTATGCAAACAAAGGCCGCGCTGGGACGTATGCCTATGCCGACTTCCACTCAGCCACTAAGAGGTTCGCGGCCATCCTTCCCGGAATCATTGATGCCATAAGCTCTGAGGCTCAGTCCTTCTACGACACGCATTTCGCCAAGGACGACCAACCGAGGAAGATCACTTTAAAGCTCGGCCTCACGACGCCACCCTCGTCCTCGGGCGACAATCAGGCGGAGTTTCGGTTTACGCCTCCTGCAATCGGGTTTGGCGTCAAAATCGACGGCAGGACCATTGATCGTCCGCAGAGTTTTCTGAATGAAGCCAAGATGACGCAGCTCGCGCTGTCCGTCCGTTTCGCCGCTTCGCTGGTCAATCTTCACGAGTCCGACCTCAAGCTCCTCGTCCTCGACGACCTCCTCGTCAGCCTCGATATGAGCAACCGGATGAAGGTCGTCGAAATCCTCCTCTCCGATACCTTCGAGAACTACCAAAAGATCATCCTCACTCACGAACTCGGCTTCTTCCGCGAGTTCCGGCGCAAACTCGGTCCCGATCACCCGGATTGGAGTTGTGTGAGCCTGGAGGGCACGCCTGCCACTGCGATCAGCGGTCGCACGGTCAAAACCGACCTTCAGAAAGCGGAGGAGTATCTCAACGGCTACAATCTGGACGAAGCCGCGCTCTGCCTCCGCAAGGTTGCCGAGGATACTGCCAAGCGTTTCATCGATCACAATGAAGTGCTCCCCACAAAAGACTTCGTTGGTCTGACGGAGGCACTCCGAGCTGCACGTAACAAGATCCAAGCAGAGCTGCCGGTGGAACTCTACGAAAAGGTTGTACGCAATACTCCAAACGCCCATCGCAATCTCCTTATCGCTTCAGATGATTCTGATCTTGATGGAAACACGGCATTAGACCCTCAAACGAAAGGGAGGCTGAAGACCAATCGTAACCGCTTACGCAGCCTCATCTCTACAGAACACGTTGAGCGACTGAAAACGGTGAAACTAATCGACGACATCCTCGCTTGCACCGAGAGGGTCTTGAATCCCGCGGCCCACTCCGGATCTCCACCACTCTACAAAAAGGAGGTGCAAGACGCGCTCAACCTCATCGCGCAATTGGAGATTCGCCTAGCATCATGAAGACGCAGGACGCCAGTATTACCATGGTCGATGAAGATGTCGCTCGCTCTCTGCTAGATCAGCTCCTCGAAGATTCAAAACTCTATAAGACGAGCACTGACTACTTCAAACTGCTGGAGTTCACCAAACGACTGCGAAACTTCGCGCACTTCAACGCGATGTTGCTGCATGTCCAGAAGCCCGGCCTCCGCTATGCTGCCTCTGCTTACGACTGGAAAGAACGCTTTGGGCGTAGGCCAAAAGAGAACGCGCGCCCACTTCTGATTCTCTGGCCGTTCGGCCCAGTTGCGCTCGTTTATGATGTACAAGACACGGAGGGCAGAGACCTACCACAGGATGTGGACACTTTTTTGCACGCGGCGCAATCACAACGAAGCAATTATCCGGTTTCATCGAGAAGATGAACCGCAGAAACATCTCCTGCACCCAATTTGATGGTGGCGACGGAAAAGCCGGATCAATCCGTATGGAGAAACCTCCAACAACAAAGGAGGGAGGTCTCTACTCGATGCAAGCAAACCGGAACCATACGGCTCCGGTGCAGTTCATCACCATCGCGCACGAACTGGCTCACCTGTTCCTTGGTCATCTTGGTTCGGATAGGAAACTCAACATTCCCGAGCGTCCGCGCCCAGACCATGCAAAAGAAGAACTTGAGGCCGAATCCGTCGCCTACCTCGTCTGCGGACGGAATGGGGTAGAATCGAAGCCGCAAGCCTACTTGACCCATTTCGTCGAATCGAATACCCCCGTGGACAGCCTAGATCTATACCAAGTCATGCGTGCCGCCGGCCAGATCGAAACCCTGCTCGGGCTAGCGTCTCTCACCCGGTACCAGAAACCCAACAGCTCAGCGTAACCTCTGCCAATTCGGG contains these protein-coding regions:
- a CDS encoding AAA family ATPase, with the protein product MKSRLHRLEIRNFKAFREPFTLELEGRHLLVYGSNGSGKSSLYWALYTFLQSANKPTPGVAKYFDPADPQNLLNIHEKDPATKPGEIALTLRDIATKNDTTYRISQTVHGTRQQPAILKGDLASDFITYRFFFGFSDFRNSQTFNVWPLFEKEILPFCVTTAGGRQTPVQMWNAIRSGQPNPYANKGRAGTYAYADFHSATKRFAAILPGIIDAISSEAQSFYDTHFAKDDQPRKITLKLGLTTPPSSSGDNQAEFRFTPPAIGFGVKIDGRTIDRPQSFLNEAKMTQLALSVRFAASLVNLHESDLKLLVLDDLLVSLDMSNRMKVVEILLSDTFENYQKIILTHELGFFREFRRKLGPDHPDWSCVSLEGTPATAISGRTVKTDLQKAEEYLNGYNLDEAALCLRKVAEDTAKRFIDHNEVLPTKDFVGLTEALRAARNKIQAELPVELYEKVVRNTPNAHRNLLIASDDSDLDGNTALDPQTKGRLKTNRNRLRSLISTEHVERLKTVKLIDDILACTERVLNPAAHSGSPPLYKKEVQDALNLIAQLEIRLAS
- a CDS encoding Eco57I restriction-modification methylase domain-containing protein, which produces MPIVTDIRPLLANALQGLEFGLLRDSAIHLLSVLGYESDRTHELADSSPLAFLELVETQKSDAKFDQAKALFAEWKSADILFQLTSEDLAATSSLFKETDLKPGLLQSYLFFSIELTGKNYARGKLTGIARQINRVFPMPVMVLIRHGDATGSPILSIAVINRRQNKLQASKDVLEKVTLIRNISLSSPHRGHLDILASFALQNLVHPKKLPIQDFDTLHAAWEEIFNVELLNKRFYRELANWYFWALPQVEFPADIEKDDEKRRATGLIRLLTRLIFCWFLKEKGLIPEKLFHPTDLAKLLKGFDPESETSSVYYQAILQNLFFATLNQRMGKDSKGNPYRVFATDEGFLKNKTTYDVNNLYRYEKHFAVPQDEALALFADIPFLNGGLFECLDQSEEGTGKKRYLDGFSRNPKMRPHVPDRLFFDSGETADLAEVYGDKKRKAEKVTGLISILNRYKFTIVENTPIDQEIALDPELLGKVFENLLASYNEETKTTARKQTGSFYTPRPIVEYMVDESLKAHLTGALTQNGMRETDAQAGLDILFAYTEREHPFREHEVAALLDAIHTCKILDPACGSGAFPMGMLQKLVYIIHKLDPDNARWKQLQIDTAAKIPDPSARDAAITAIERDFADNEDDYGRKLYLIENCLYGVDIQPIAIQISKLRFFISLVCDQRTNRSKKENHGIRPLPNLETKFVAADTLIGLPIPAPDLFVRTLIDPIEAKIESAVHSHFGAQNRKQKLKLQDDINRLQSELAEAIATSLGAKPGSDVAVKARHIAKWNRFNPQIAADFFDTHWMFGRSLGKGFDIVFGNPPYIQIQKFPAAQKAIWQSQGFKTYAATADIYCLFYERGAQLLKPGGHLAYITSNKWMRAGYGDQLRGFLSSKVDTVSVLDFGMAQNFGAATTYTCIVQLENQPYARKTLSCYAVDDRAAMADPASYFEQNRVQQDHLNDSPWVVISKERQRIKELVEAQGVPLEKWAIQINYGIKTGFNDAFYITQDQRDAMVAEDPKCADLIVPLLRGRDLARFQSNWDGTWMINTHNGLRSAGVPPVDVRRDFPAIWKHLIQWETELKTRQDKGNHWSNLRNCAYLREFSQPKIIYQDIAQSLPFYFDDREHFFFNNTLWMMNGDASQLPYVTAMLNSSVFRCCFRDNFPEYSGNAYRLFAIFMEKIPVKKPTDQQSALFEKLVPLIQFAKRTDESIAAQFLEDLIDACVMECYFREHMAERDLLFLDDLAPHLSAYDPSTSESQQREFIAQLHRTLNAPTSKIRNRLLRISADSPDLLAVIKEEGAV
- a CDS encoding helicase-related protein, yielding MTESPAPAPASLRDNRPTRGTVGDFLKQKIQPDSILSFVSAYFTVHAYQALAEQLENADSLRFLFGEPTFVSGIDKGGKQAANFKLTENGLTIAKTLVQGAAARACAAWIDRMVQIRSIRQSNFLHGKAYHIQNGNASSAILGSSNFTVPGLGLGPNSNIELNLIVDSDPDRRDLKAWFDEVWTDERLTKDVKQEVLTYLNRLSAPNSPQFIYFLTLYHLFRGELEGAKETDDNLRTSSLLEANVWKMLYSFQKDGVKGAINKIRDYNGCILADSVGLGKTFEALAVIKYFELRNEKVLVLCPKKLRQNWTVFRSNSRLNPLLDDRFAFDVLSHTDLSRTSGVTGDHDLANFHWDNYGLVVIDESHNFRNNTVGKPNDDGTSRRTRYERLLEDVIQSGQKTKVLLLSATPVNNGISDLRNQISFIAGGDVARSADPTHDGAFREKLGIPSVKETTRKAQAKFTLWTKKPAEQRKARDLIHELGSDFFHLLDGLTIARSRAQIKRYYSQEMERLGGFPKRNPPLAEYPHIDLNQEFLSFEELDRRIGDLTLSLYHPSTKLKKDLPPEVRTHYEQKIGNFNQAGRERILIAMMKINFLKRLESSIDSFRLTLARTIEKIDRLEMKLQAFQEARSANPQLDFANLSEDDFDDLDLDPEDLEIGGKHKINLSHLNLPDWLLAVRLDRDQLQNLLDHANPVTVARDAKLTRVREIITEKVKRPGKNKDGKPVRKVIIFTAFADTARYLYEHLAPYCRDTLGVHSALICGGGKYKTSLGGNDFEQILTNFSPISKKRDKQRQLPQDEEIDLLIATDCISEGQNLQDADLLINYDIHWNPVRIIQRFGRIDRIGSKNKTVSLVNFWPTKDLDAYLNVKNRVEDRMALVDLTASGEDNLLASDQIEDLIKTDLHYRNQQLKRLQNEILDLEELEDEMISLADFSLTDFRLALLKFLENNREQLESAELGLYAVVPPDPQLPASQPGILFCLRQRDDKRSTEVNPLAPHYLVYVLDDGNVRLTFMQPKQCLELFRVLAAGYPSAFTDLCDAFDTRTKNGEDMSQASKLLESAVASIKRTFTKRATASLFSGRDGLLPKASETPSSTDDMELITWLVISNPLK
- a CDS encoding ImmA/IrrE family metallo-endopeptidase, which encodes MNRRNISCTQFDGGDGKAGSIRMEKPPTTKEGGLYSMQANRNHTAPVQFITIAHELAHLFLGHLGSDRKLNIPERPRPDHAKEELEAESVAYLVCGRNGVESKPQAYLTHFVESNTPVDSLDLYQVMRAAGQIETLLGLASLTRYQKPNSSA